In Thiospirochaeta perfilievii, a single window of DNA contains:
- a CDS encoding Wadjet anti-phage system protein JetD domain-containing protein, translating into MGGYIDPQGFEILNNLRSYYPNVASILMDNKTFDDYNEYAHGISLVKQLDLPYLTKEERELYKRLFNNNECLRLEQERIRFSIGSN; encoded by the coding sequence TTGGGGGGATATATAGACCCCCAGGGTTTTGAAATATTAAATAATCTTAGAAGTTATTATCCAAATGTTGCATCAATATTAATGGATAATAAAACTTTTGATGACTATAATGAGTATGCTCATGGGATAAGTTTGGTAAAGCAGCTAGATCTTCCCTATCTTACTAAGGAGGAGAGAGAACTTTACAAGAGGCTATTTAATAATAATGAATGTTTACGACTAGAACAGGAGAGGATTAGGTTTAGTATTGGGAGTAATTAG
- a CDS encoding cupin domain-containing protein, translating to MEKWILDELKKSQGKQGITIQKVPHSFTTNSVQLTFDKGAVLPIHTTPVDVLFYVIKGKGKLTVGSETSECEEGSYMESPKDIPHGWENVGDDILKILVIKLF from the coding sequence ATGGAAAAATGGATATTAGATGAATTAAAGAAATCCCAGGGGAAACAGGGGATAACAATACAAAAAGTACCCCACAGTTTTACTACTAATTCAGTTCAACTAACCTTTGATAAGGGGGCTGTACTGCCAATACATACCACTCCAGTAGATGTTCTTTTTTATGTAATAAAAGGGAAAGGTAAATTAACAGTAGGTAGTGAGACCTCAGAATGTGAAGAAGGCTCCTACATGGAAAGTCCTAAGGATATTCCCCACGGCTGGGAAAATGTAGGAGATGATATTTTAAAAATATTAGTTATTAAGCTTTTTTAA
- a CDS encoding iron-siderophore ABC transporter substrate-binding protein translates to MLTRKRGIVILIFTVYISVSMFGRNQSESVEDIQPNREDKIVIEHAYGESIISKTPVRVATISWGNHDVPLALGITPVGISAANYGVTEGEKLHPWTKEVLDSMNSEDTTIYDDIAGLDYEAISDSNPDVILAAYSGITKEEYNLLSEIAPVIAYPKNPWQTLWREKTRLNSKAMGLELEGIELISRVEKLIESRTKKYPEIKDKSAAFFYFNPSDLGKFYIYTPVDARAAYLKDLGLHFPESISEKLDISSFAIELSSENVDILYDLDLIFTYGDGNLLEALKSDPLIGTIPAVANNAVVLIEDNSPLAASCTPSVLSIPWYIDDYLTLINSAAENVKW, encoded by the coding sequence ATGTTAACTAGAAAAAGAGGGATAGTTATACTGATATTTACTGTTTATATCTCAGTATCTATGTTTGGGAGAAATCAATCAGAGTCAGTTGAGGATATTCAGCCTAATAGGGAGGATAAAATTGTAATAGAGCATGCCTATGGAGAATCTATAATTTCGAAGACCCCAGTTAGGGTTGCAACCATCTCATGGGGTAATCATGATGTACCACTAGCCTTAGGTATAACTCCAGTAGGGATTTCAGCAGCTAATTATGGTGTGACAGAAGGAGAGAAATTACATCCTTGGACGAAAGAAGTTCTAGATAGTATGAACTCAGAAGACACTACGATATATGACGATATAGCTGGTCTAGACTATGAGGCAATTAGTGACTCAAATCCAGATGTAATATTAGCTGCATATTCAGGAATTACCAAAGAAGAGTACAATTTACTTAGTGAAATTGCACCGGTAATTGCATACCCAAAGAACCCATGGCAGACATTATGGAGAGAAAAAACGAGACTGAATTCTAAAGCAATGGGATTAGAACTAGAGGGAATAGAGTTAATTAGTAGAGTAGAAAAACTTATAGAAAGTAGAACAAAGAAATATCCTGAAATAAAAGATAAAAGTGCGGCATTCTTCTACTTTAACCCATCAGACCTTGGTAAATTCTATATTTATACACCTGTTGATGCACGGGCAGCATATCTTAAGGATTTAGGACTACATTTCCCTGAAAGTATCTCTGAAAAACTAGATATAAGTAGTTTCGCAATAGAGTTAAGTTCAGAAAATGTAGATATCCTTTATGATCTTGATCTAATATTTACATATGGTGATGGGAACTTATTAGAAGCGCTTAAATCGGATCCATTAATAGGAACAATTCCAGCAGTGGCCAATAATGCAGTGGTTTTAATCGAGGATAATTCACCATTGGCAGCATCATGTACTCCTAGTGTTCTATCAATCCCTTGGTATATTGACGACTACTTAACCTTAATAAATAGTGCCGCAGAAAACGTAAAATGGTAA
- a CDS encoding FecCD family ABC transporter permease: MVKRSLLIIISIISIVATIFLSLAFGARDINFIEVLDTLIHTKKETLIQVVIWERVPRTIFGLIAGLSLGVSGALMQGITRNPIADPSVLGVNTGASLFVVIGIVFFNINSAFLYILLAILGAFSAAIFVYVVGSLGFGGVTPIKLALAGTVTSIALTSVTNAIVLPNAENLNSFRFWSVGSLSGATYQGILAMIPFFLIGLLIAFIISNPLNALALGDELATGLGARPTMIRLLGAISGVILCGSVTAIAGPIGFIGLMVPHVIKIIVGTNQKLLLPYSGIGGALLLLNADILGRVIGTPSELEVGIITAFIGAPILIVIVMRSKVDTK; this comes from the coding sequence ATGGTAAAAAGGAGTCTGCTTATAATAATTAGTATAATAAGTATTGTAGCTACAATATTTTTATCTCTAGCATTTGGTGCTAGGGATATTAATTTTATAGAAGTACTAGATACGCTTATACATACCAAAAAAGAGACATTAATCCAGGTAGTTATATGGGAAAGGGTTCCTAGAACCATTTTTGGTTTAATAGCAGGACTATCATTAGGGGTTTCAGGAGCTCTAATGCAAGGAATAACTAGAAATCCCATAGCAGACCCTAGTGTATTAGGTGTAAATACTGGGGCATCTTTATTTGTGGTAATTGGCATTGTATTCTTTAATATAAATAGCGCCTTCCTGTATATTCTACTTGCTATTTTAGGGGCATTTTCAGCAGCGATATTTGTCTACGTTGTTGGATCTTTAGGTTTTGGAGGTGTAACACCAATAAAACTAGCTCTTGCAGGAACTGTAACCAGTATAGCTTTAACTTCTGTAACAAATGCAATTGTTCTTCCTAATGCGGAAAATCTAAATAGTTTTCGATTCTGGAGTGTAGGGAGTCTAAGTGGTGCTACCTACCAAGGAATATTGGCAATGATACCATTTTTCTTGATAGGTTTACTTATAGCTTTTATAATTTCAAACCCTCTAAATGCATTGGCTCTAGGGGATGAATTAGCAACAGGCCTTGGAGCAAGGCCTACAATGATAAGACTCTTAGGGGCAATATCTGGGGTTATACTTTGCGGATCAGTAACTGCTATAGCAGGACCTATAGGATTTATTGGTTTAATGGTTCCCCATGTCATTAAGATCATAGTTGGAACAAATCAGAAGCTATTATTACCATATTCAGGTATTGGAGGAGCCCTTTTACTTCTAAATGCAGACATTTTAGGCAGAGTTATTGGTACTCCTTCAGAGTTAGAAGTTGGAATTATTACTGCTTTTATAGGGGCTCCAATTTTAATTGTGATAGTAATGAGATCAAAGGTTGATACAAAGTGA
- the hepT gene encoding type VII toxin-antitoxin system HepT family RNase toxin yields the protein MMSNTLIKKSESLIRCLKRIEDKRPDSLDLLINDMDLQDIISVNLERAVQITVDMGAIIIAEKSLKPSNTMAGTFQVLANEEIISIDLAKKLQSSVGFRNISVHEYNSIDWELVFDLIHHHLCNFKEFLKSVLV from the coding sequence ATGATGAGTAATACACTAATAAAAAAAAGTGAATCTCTTATTCGATGCCTTAAAAGAATTGAGGATAAACGTCCTGATTCATTAGATCTTTTAATAAATGATATGGATCTACAGGATATAATATCCGTTAACCTTGAAAGAGCTGTACAAATTACAGTTGATATGGGTGCTATAATAATTGCTGAGAAAAGTTTAAAACCTTCTAATACTATGGCTGGTACCTTTCAGGTTCTAGCTAATGAAGAAATTATTTCAATTGATCTAGCTAAAAAACTTCAAAGTTCTGTTGGGTTTAGGAATATTTCTGTTCATGAATACAATTCAATTGATTGGGAATTAGTGTTTGATCTTATTCATCATCATCTATGTAATTTTAAAGAATTTTTAAAATCAGTGCTTGTCTAA
- a CDS encoding nucleotidyltransferase domain-containing protein: MKDLKDIKRYVCTTINNYPDIELVIIYGSAVQNRLTLSSDVDIAIGSSHVITNQILLEISTTLSLLIELEASVIDINKMEGLIIEEVLTKGDIVKNSNPDLLFSHIQRMQTYTEDILPFQQQGAKKLLKDYLNDE; this comes from the coding sequence GTGAAAGATTTAAAAGATATAAAAAGATATGTTTGTACTACGATTAATAATTATCCCGACATTGAGCTTGTTATAATTTATGGTTCTGCTGTTCAAAACAGATTAACTTTAAGTAGTGATGTAGATATAGCTATTGGAAGTAGTCATGTTATTACTAACCAGATTTTATTGGAAATTTCTACAACACTGTCACTTCTAATTGAGTTGGAGGCTAGTGTTATAGATATAAATAAAATGGAAGGGTTGATTATTGAAGAAGTTCTTACTAAGGGAGATATTGTTAAAAACAGTAACCCAGATCTTTTATTTAGTCATATTCAGAGAATGCAGACATATACAGAAGATATACTACCTTTTCAGCAGCAAGGGGCTAAGAAATTACTAAAGGACTATTTAAATGATGAGTAA
- a CDS encoding BCCT family transporter, translating to MLFVNSGVDQKRRTSIGIVLVTVFFVTSSDSGSLVVDHLTSGGKLDSPVPQRVFWAVMEGVVAATLLIGGGLTALQTASVITGLPFAVILLMMIYSLNAGLKQEFEIEEVVRRKVREIREDHIINEVINSVVHDHAIIDKEDEKK from the coding sequence ATGTTATTTGTAAATTCGGGGGTAGACCAGAAGAGGCGTACTTCTATTGGTATTGTTTTAGTTACAGTGTTTTTTGTTACATCATCCGATTCTGGTTCACTAGTTGTTGACCATTTAACATCAGGAGGAAAGTTAGATTCTCCTGTTCCTCAACGGGTATTTTGGGCTGTTATGGAGGGTGTAGTTGCTGCTACACTACTTATTGGTGGAGGTTTAACTGCATTGCAAACAGCTTCTGTTATTACAGGTTTACCATTTGCAGTTATATTACTAATGATGATTTATTCCCTTAATGCAGGTCTTAAACAGGAATTTGAAATTGAAGAAGTGGTGCGTAGAAAAGTACGTGAAATTAGGGAGGATCATATAATTAATGAAGTTATTAATTCTGTTGTACATGATCATGCAATAATTGATAAAGAGGATGAGAAGAAATAG
- a CDS encoding WYL domain-containing protein has translation MIKDSKGIAERYAVILNELSNKEKVNIHDLEDLTGYGIRNLQLDLNQRLKTPFRIETDKRGNYWMDKKYRGLFSVQDIEKLSKIIGIEEIFPELDSSFITDIIDSKSSKPFIFKSPYKESLKGNTQFDLIAKAISKSVKLKFTYFKGDKWKRHLVEPYRLVNNYGTWYLFAVEKDILKSFKLSKIDGASQGFDSFSMDEDIIRSIEESDTVWISKGESIEVKLRVVASFTSYFIDNISLPGQKSCTTEDDGSLIVTVKVFYLEEIKNIIKYWIPRIIVIAPSELRDEIKKELTTYMNL, from the coding sequence ATGATTAAGGATAGTAAGGGTATTGCCGAGAGGTATGCTGTAATATTAAATGAGCTAAGTAATAAAGAGAAAGTTAATATACACGATCTAGAAGATCTAACAGGATATGGAATTAGAAATTTACAGTTAGATTTAAACCAGAGATTAAAAACACCTTTTAGAATAGAGACAGATAAACGTGGTAACTACTGGATGGATAAAAAGTATAGAGGTCTGTTCTCTGTACAGGATATAGAGAAGTTATCTAAAATAATTGGTATCGAAGAGATATTCCCAGAGTTAGATAGTAGTTTTATTACAGATATTATAGATAGTAAGTCATCAAAACCTTTTATTTTTAAATCACCTTATAAAGAGTCTCTTAAGGGTAATACTCAGTTTGATCTAATTGCTAAGGCTATCTCAAAGAGTGTTAAATTAAAGTTTACCTATTTTAAGGGGGATAAGTGGAAAAGACACCTAGTAGAGCCCTACCGTTTAGTAAATAATTATGGTACATGGTACCTCTTTGCTGTTGAAAAAGATATTTTGAAATCCTTCAAGTTATCAAAAATTGATGGGGCATCCCAGGGGTTTGATAGTTTTTCTATGGATGAAGATATAATTAGAAGTATTGAAGAGAGTGATACTGTATGGATATCAAAAGGGGAGTCTATAGAAGTTAAACTTAGAGTCGTTGCATCATTTACTTCTTATTTTATTGATAACATATCCCTGCCTGGGCAAAAGAGTTGTACTACAGAGGATGATGGTTCACTAATTGTAACAGTTAAGGTTTTTTACTTAGAGGAGATTAAAAATATTATTAAATATTGGATTCCTAGAATTATTGTAATTGCACCTAGTGAACTAAGGGATGAGATTAAAAAAGAGTTAACAACCTATATGAATTTATAA
- a CDS encoding class I SAM-dependent methyltransferase, with the protein MTFYDSKEGVKQYINMAKDYDGRELINNFIPYLDKDSTVLEIGIGPGKELDILAESFKVTGSDKSKLFLDLYIEKNSDADLLELDAVTLDTNRVFDSIYSNKVLHHIKKREMVESIYNQARILTDGGIIFIRFGPVRVAKSMKV; encoded by the coding sequence ATGACATTTTATGATTCTAAAGAGGGTGTAAAACAGTATATTAATATGGCTAAAGATTATGATGGTAGAGAGCTTATTAATAATTTTATCCCATACTTAGATAAGGATTCTACAGTTTTAGAGATTGGTATAGGCCCTGGAAAGGAATTAGATATCCTAGCTGAAAGCTTTAAAGTAACAGGTTCTGATAAATCTAAACTATTTTTAGATCTATATATAGAAAAGAACAGTGACGCAGATTTATTAGAACTAGATGCTGTAACCTTGGATACTAACAGGGTATTTGACTCAATCTACTCTAATAAGGTTTTGCACCATATAAAAAAAAGAGAGATGGTTGAATCTATCTATAATCAAGCTCGAATATTAACAGATGGTGGGATAATTTTCATACGTTTTGGGCCGGTGAGGGTAGCGAAGAGTATGAAGGTTTGA
- a CDS encoding MATE family efflux transporter encodes MNIKFSRYKLLDDFKKVCFFLDNNYNLETLNGYLLKPFYEYAHTHDEFNHKLSHLKRLAIPTSIGLLFNTMYNVVDSFWAGKLSTDSLASLALNFPLYLLVISLGVGFSAASGALIANAIGAREVLKSRKYLSQSIISSTLFSLFIAVLFLIILEPIFILLKAEGPVLKGAIDYGRVIILGMPIINLVPVLSSALSSRGDTKSYRNILIIGFLLNIGLDPLFMYALSLNEAGVALATVLIQFISLLYLLYKVIKIDGLKELKKEDYIPEKEYIKEIVEQAVPATANYVTMSLGTFVITWFIAAFGSNAVAAYGAAIRVEQIALVPAAGLNVALGAMVGQNNGAKKIDRVIISYKLSLLGGFIVMIIILPPVLIFGQQIIGLFTNNKDVIRMGYDYLLLQGITFYSYIILFQSNALLQGIKKPRLIMWMGLYRQILAPAIIFYILCFALSLEERGVWIGLIFINWSSALITLAWTLRKLKKL; translated from the coding sequence ATGAATATTAAATTTAGTAGATATAAACTATTAGATGATTTTAAGAAGGTTTGTTTCTTTTTAGATAATAATTATAACTTAGAAACCCTTAATGGTTATCTACTTAAACCATTTTATGAATACGCCCATACCCACGATGAGTTTAATCATAAACTTTCCCACTTAAAGAGATTAGCCATCCCTACTAGTATAGGTCTACTATTTAATACAATGTATAATGTTGTAGATAGTTTCTGGGCTGGGAAATTATCAACAGACTCCCTAGCATCCCTAGCCCTTAATTTCCCACTTTACCTACTTGTTATCTCCCTAGGAGTAGGGTTTTCAGCTGCTTCTGGTGCACTTATAGCCAATGCTATTGGGGCGAGAGAAGTTTTAAAATCTAGAAAATATCTTAGCCAATCAATTATAAGTTCAACTTTATTTTCTCTTTTTATAGCAGTTCTTTTTTTAATAATACTTGAGCCTATATTCATTCTATTAAAAGCCGAAGGTCCTGTTTTAAAGGGGGCAATAGACTACGGTAGAGTAATTATTTTAGGTATGCCAATTATAAATTTAGTCCCAGTATTGTCCTCAGCCCTCTCATCTAGGGGGGATACAAAAAGTTATAGGAATATATTAATTATTGGATTTCTACTTAATATAGGTTTAGACCCACTTTTTATGTATGCCTTATCTTTGAATGAGGCTGGTGTTGCACTGGCTACAGTACTTATACAATTTATTAGTCTACTCTATCTTTTATATAAAGTTATTAAGATTGATGGATTAAAAGAACTTAAAAAAGAGGATTATATTCCTGAAAAAGAGTATATAAAGGAGATTGTAGAACAAGCAGTTCCCGCTACAGCAAACTATGTAACGATGAGTTTAGGGACTTTTGTAATTACTTGGTTTATTGCAGCCTTTGGAAGTAATGCCGTTGCAGCCTATGGTGCAGCAATTAGGGTGGAACAGATTGCTTTAGTACCTGCTGCAGGTTTAAATGTTGCACTAGGGGCAATGGTAGGTCAAAATAATGGTGCAAAAAAGATAGATAGGGTAATAATCTCATATAAACTCTCCCTACTTGGAGGTTTTATAGTTATGATAATAATACTCCCACCGGTTCTTATATTTGGACAGCAAATTATTGGACTTTTTACTAATAATAAAGATGTTATTAGAATGGGATATGACTATCTACTACTCCAGGGAATAACGTTTTATAGCTACATAATACTTTTTCAAAGTAATGCCCTACTCCAGGGGATTAAAAAACCAAGATTAATAATGTGGATGGGTCTATATAGACAAATTCTAGCCCCAGCTATTATTTTTTATATTCTCTGTTTTGCTCTATCTTTGGAAGAGAGAGGTGTCTGGATAGGGTTAATATTTATTAACTGGTCATCTGCACTTATAACTCTAGCTTGGACATTAAGAAAGTTAAAAAAGTTATAA
- a CDS encoding Wadjet anti-phage system protein JetD domain-containing protein encodes MDQNFYVHIRFPDNSFYNGLKEVAIPLEEINKTNIHFKNIYIVENRMNYLTLLLNSGDIVIWGMGKGLSLFRDINFLQDVNIYYWGDI; translated from the coding sequence CTGGATCAGAATTTCTATGTACATATAAGGTTTCCAGATAACAGCTTTTATAATGGATTAAAAGAGGTAGCTATTCCATTAGAAGAGATAAATAAGACTAACATTCATTTTAAAAACATTTATATAGTTGAAAATAGGATGAATTATCTAACTCTACTATTAAATAGTGGTGATATTGTCATCTGGGGAATGGGTAAAGGACTCTCCCTGTTTCGTGATATTAATTTTTTACAAGATGTCAACATATATTATTGGGGGGATATATAG
- a CDS encoding FecCD family ABC transporter permease, which produces MKIDKNNIWYGFHKRRKMRIKVVIILTTILLSLSLLELILGNTYYPIPTILRVLNGESVKGATFAIMKIRLPRMLSGVLVGLALGIAGNTFQVMLKNPLASPDIIGISTGSSVGALFSILVLNYSGSLVSISALMTGLTVASLIYLFSQIGGFSGSKLILIGIGVQGMMGSIISYLLLKAPQYDIPAAYRWLSGNLNGVQMSSIPLLLYVVLFFGTIILLMERYLKVLELGDSSATTLGVKTGFVRVMLIVSSVYLISYSTSVTGPIAFISFLSGPISRKIYGTSSSIGSSLVGGIIVLAGDLIGQNLFSVRLPVGIITGMLGTPYLVLQVVEINKRGVNK; this is translated from the coding sequence GTGAAAATAGATAAGAATAACATCTGGTATGGTTTCCATAAAAGACGGAAAATGCGGATTAAAGTAGTAATAATACTTACGACTATCCTTTTGTCCCTTTCTTTATTAGAACTGATATTAGGAAATACATACTATCCAATACCTACTATATTAAGAGTTTTAAATGGGGAGAGTGTAAAAGGTGCTACATTTGCAATTATGAAAATTCGCCTTCCTAGAATGTTAAGTGGTGTTTTAGTTGGTCTTGCCTTAGGTATTGCAGGTAATACATTTCAGGTAATGTTAAAAAACCCTTTAGCAAGCCCAGATATTATTGGTATATCAACTGGATCTAGTGTTGGAGCCCTTTTTTCTATTTTGGTTTTAAACTATTCAGGATCTTTAGTCTCTATTTCAGCTTTAATGACTGGATTAACAGTTGCAAGTTTAATCTATTTATTTTCCCAAATAGGTGGGTTCTCAGGTAGTAAACTAATACTAATAGGTATTGGAGTTCAAGGGATGATGGGTTCAATAATATCCTATCTTCTTTTAAAAGCCCCACAATATGATATCCCAGCAGCATATAGGTGGTTAAGTGGAAACTTAAACGGTGTTCAAATGAGCTCAATCCCCCTACTTTTATATGTAGTATTATTTTTTGGAACTATAATACTCTTAATGGAAAGGTATCTAAAAGTCTTAGAACTAGGGGATAGTTCTGCTACAACACTTGGTGTTAAAACAGGTTTCGTAAGGGTTATGTTAATAGTATCTTCTGTTTATCTTATCTCCTACTCAACTTCTGTTACAGGACCAATCGCTTTCATATCATTTTTATCTGGACCAATATCTAGAAAGATTTACGGTACGAGTAGTTCTATCGGTTCTTCTCTAGTAGGTGGGATCATAGTATTAGCTGGAGACTTAATTGGTCAAAATCTTTTTAGTGTAAGACTCCCTGTTGGTATAATTACTGGAATGTTAGGGACACCATACTTAGTACTACAAGTAGTAGAAATTAACAAACGAGGAGTAAATAAATGA
- a CDS encoding alkaline phosphatase, translated as MNNIKKILMLVMVSLSVAAFANGNKESKDIAQVTAEAKKAKYVFLFIGDGMAMPQLSAAEAYLSALEGEEASFKKLAMSNFPAQGLTTTQASNALITDSAAAGTAIATGYKTESGVISMDPSKTKTLKTIAELAKESGKKVGIVSSVNLDHATPATFYAHNVSRNNYYDINIQMANSNFDYFGGGMVRIDKTPEGEKTAHDIMTEKGWNIASSRDDFANLKANGQNYAYNTGFAGNALAYSMDMKKDDITLAEFTKKGIELLDNDKGFFMMVEGGKVDWACHANDAAASINNTIAFDNSLKEAIKFYNTHPNETLIVVTGDHETGGLTLGFAGTKYGSDFTQLAKQKLSTEGFENFVYKPFLDEKGSDATFLDILPLIEENYGLTKLSEYELSQLERAFAQSLLPKEQRDTTDESYLLYGGYDPLTITVTHLLNQRAGVSWTSYSHTGVPVPTFAMGIQQNSFNGYYDNTEIFTKLYTAMGI; from the coding sequence ATGAATAACATTAAAAAAATTTTAATGCTTGTTATGGTATCATTATCAGTAGCAGCATTCGCAAACGGAAACAAGGAGAGTAAGGATATTGCTCAAGTAACAGCTGAAGCAAAAAAGGCCAAATATGTATTCCTTTTCATTGGAGATGGAATGGCTATGCCTCAATTAAGTGCTGCTGAAGCTTACCTAAGCGCACTAGAAGGAGAAGAGGCAAGTTTTAAAAAACTTGCAATGAGTAATTTCCCTGCCCAGGGCCTTACCACAACCCAAGCTTCAAACGCATTAATAACAGATTCTGCAGCTGCAGGAACAGCCATTGCAACAGGTTACAAAACAGAGTCTGGTGTAATTTCAATGGATCCATCAAAAACAAAAACATTAAAAACCATTGCGGAGTTAGCTAAAGAATCAGGGAAAAAAGTTGGTATTGTTTCAAGTGTTAACCTTGACCATGCAACACCTGCAACTTTTTATGCACATAATGTAAGTAGAAATAACTATTATGACATAAATATTCAAATGGCTAACAGTAATTTTGACTACTTTGGTGGTGGAATGGTTAGAATAGATAAAACTCCAGAGGGGGAAAAAACTGCTCATGATATTATGACTGAGAAAGGTTGGAATATTGCATCCTCTAGAGATGATTTTGCTAATCTAAAAGCTAATGGGCAGAACTATGCTTACAATACAGGTTTTGCTGGAAATGCCCTTGCTTATTCAATGGATATGAAAAAAGATGATATTACATTAGCTGAGTTTACAAAAAAAGGTATTGAACTTCTTGATAATGATAAGGGATTCTTCATGATGGTTGAAGGTGGAAAAGTAGACTGGGCTTGTCATGCAAATGATGCTGCTGCATCTATCAATAACACTATTGCATTTGATAATTCTTTAAAAGAAGCTATAAAATTCTATAATACTCACCCTAATGAAACACTAATTGTTGTAACTGGAGACCATGAAACAGGAGGACTTACCTTAGGTTTTGCTGGAACAAAATACGGTTCAGATTTTACTCAACTAGCTAAACAAAAACTAAGTACTGAAGGGTTTGAAAATTTTGTATACAAGCCATTTTTAGATGAGAAGGGTTCTGATGCCACATTCTTAGATATATTACCACTAATAGAAGAGAATTATGGTCTTACAAAACTCTCAGAGTATGAGTTAAGTCAACTTGAAAGAGCATTTGCTCAATCACTACTTCCAAAGGAGCAAAGAGATACCACAGATGAGTCATACCTTCTTTATGGAGGCTACGATCCTTTAACTATAACTGTTACCCACTTATTGAATCAGAGAGCCGGTGTTTCATGGACTTCTTATTCCCATACAGGAGTACCTGTACCAACGTTTGCCATGGGTATCCAACAAAATAGTTTTAATGGTTATTATGATAATACAGAAATATTCACAAAACTCTATACTGCAATGGGGATATAG
- a CDS encoding ABC transporter ATP-binding protein, with amino-acid sequence MNNILKAKNVISGYDNKIIVNDISITIPDSKISVIIGANACGKSTFLKTIARLLKVKSGSVVINEKEIGKINSKELAKTLGLLPQSPIVPEGITVIDLVSRGRFPYQGVVKGLKQDDYEAIEEALDIMGIHELANCRIDELSGGQRQRVWISMALAQNTDILLLDEPTTYLDICYQIEILDLLTDLNRKRGTTVVMVLHDINLSARYADNIFAIKNGKLISEGSPEDVISKELISDVFGLDSVVITDPISRSPLIIPRGRHHKRDMVYS; translated from the coding sequence ATGAATAATATCCTAAAGGCTAAAAACGTTATTTCAGGATATGATAATAAAATCATAGTAAATGATATATCAATTACAATTCCAGATAGTAAAATTAGTGTCATAATTGGAGCTAATGCTTGTGGAAAATCTACATTCTTAAAAACTATTGCTAGGTTATTAAAGGTTAAATCTGGTAGCGTTGTAATTAATGAAAAAGAGATAGGAAAAATCAACTCAAAAGAGTTAGCCAAAACCCTAGGATTACTTCCTCAATCGCCTATTGTTCCTGAAGGGATAACAGTTATTGATCTAGTTTCTAGAGGAAGGTTTCCATATCAAGGTGTAGTTAAAGGGTTAAAACAAGATGATTATGAAGCAATTGAAGAAGCCTTAGATATAATGGGAATCCATGAATTAGCCAATTGTAGAATTGATGAACTCTCAGGAGGTCAGAGGCAAAGAGTCTGGATATCAATGGCATTAGCTCAAAATACAGACATTCTACTATTAGATGAACCTACAACATATTTAGATATATGTTATCAAATTGAAATTTTAGATCTATTAACAGACTTAAACAGAAAGCGTGGAACAACTGTGGTAATGGTACTCCATGACATTAATCTATCTGCAAGATATGCTGATAATATTTTTGCAATAAAAAATGGAAAATTAATCTCTGAAGGCTCTCCAGAGGATGTAATTTCTAAAGAGTTAATAAGTGATGTTTTTGGCTTAGATAGTGTTGTAATAACAGATCCGATATCACGTTCACCCTTAATTATACCTAGGGGGAGACATCATAAACGGGATATGGTGTATAGCTAA